AAGCTGAAAAAACATAGAAGTTATTATCAGCATCAGCAATCATATCTCCTCCGAAACCCGTTGTCATAGCAGTAAAAGAGTTCTTTCCATTGGAAGCATCATCTTTTATGATACCGAGGTCATTCACCGTATAGTGCCCATCCTTTTTGCTGATCTCAAGGAATTGGGTTCCCGCATTATTTACAGCATAAATATTTCCGTTATATCCAGTCGCCATTCTCGTTATATGAGAATTGATATCACATGAAGACACTCTTGCCACATTATTTTCGATCAGTGTAATCTCTTTTGTCTGAGGGTGCAATACATAGATATTGGAAGAAAACATGGGCATATACACCAGGTTATTATTGGACGGATCATAAGCCAATGCTGCCATAGTTACTGCCTGTGAATTGTTATAGGAGTTTCTGTCTTCAGCTACAATACCTCTTTTCCCTTGAGAAAATACTTTCGCAGAAGAATCAGCACCGAAAAACTTTTCACCTGAATTTCCACTCGTTGCATCAATAGTACGGAAGTCATTAAAACTAATGCTTTGGGTATCCTTTCCCGTAATGGCAAAAATATCCTGCTGTGCGTGTGTATTCACACCTAACATTAGTAAAAATAGAGGGAATAAATGTTTTTTCATAAGATGTATATTTTAGATTCGTAATTATTTTAGTATGACTAAGTTAAGTAAAATAAAAATACAAACATAAAAAATCACCAGTATTTGAATACTATTTATAAATAATTAATATAAATGATGCGATAATCGCAATCAGCAGATAACTCACGTGAATTATTTACCATAACAGTTTTATCATTTTCCAGACCTCTCTATTTATTTTCCGGAGCTTAATCCCGCTATCCGCTCATACTCCTCACGCCTGTACGCTGCC
This genomic interval from Chryseobacterium arthrosphaerae contains the following:
- a CDS encoding T9SS type A sorting domain-containing protein translates to MKKHLFPLFLLMLGVNTHAQQDIFAITGKDTQSISFNDFRTIDATSGNSGEKFFGADSSAKVFSQGKRGIVAEDRNSYNNSQAVTMAALAYDPSNNNLVYMPMFSSNIYVLHPQTKEITLIENNVARVSSCDINSHITRMATGYNGNIYAVNNAGTQFLEISKKDGHYTVNDLGIIKDDASNGKNSFTAMTTGFGGDMIADADNNFYVFSASGNIFKVVTKELKAKYIGKIAGIPDSYSVNGSAVNAQGKVVIASAKGAALYEVDLETLQARELPGEKGLHIYDLASKYFVNDKATAANTLTNLDIYPTRIDEHHINVHVNNKNVKGNIRLNVFDMSGKNVMNQTLSVRDGSLDEKVYLKGLVNGAYIVSITDESGKVILNKKVLVTQ